GGATTAGCGTATGCAAAGGCGCAGGTCTCCGGTTATAACAAGATTCCTATGGAGGGTAAGATTTTTATAAGCGTGCGGGATAAGGACAAGCAGACGTGTGTGGATGTGGCGCGTATCCTTATTTCAAAGGGTTTTTCAATAGTGGCGACAAGGGGTACGGCTGAATTTTTGCAAATCAGGGGGCTTGAAGTAGAGGTTGTTAATAAAGTAGATGAGGGCAGACCGCACATTGTTGATTTAATAAAGAGCAAGGAGATCAGTTTTATAATCAACACGATTTCTGATTCCAAATCCAAACTGGATTCACAGTCAATCAGGACGTCGGCTCTGACTTATAAGATACCGTATGCAACAACAATTTCAGCGGCGAGGGCTGTTGTAACTGCCATAGAAATGTTAAAATCAAAGAAGGTTGGGATTAAATCAATCCAGGAGTATCATAGGTTATCGTCGGGGATTTAGAGCAGTTGTTTTTAATAAATCAAAAGCAGACGGCGGTTTTAAAAATAAACCGTTGTTAAATTAAAGGAGATGATACAGACTATGGTTACAGAGACCAGGGCAACAGAGATGAAAATAACAGAGGCGCCGCCGTGTCCGTACTGTGGGCGGAAGATGGACAAGATGGAACCACCTGCGTTTAATTTAAGTGACGGACTGGGTTGGTGTACACCGTTTTTGTATGTATGCTTTAATGACGAGTGCAGTTTTTATGTAAACGGTTGGGAGCACATAAGGGTAAACTATGGCAAGGTTGCTTCCTACAGGTGCATGATTTATCCTGATTCCGGTAATAAAGACGCCATATGCGTTTACACTCCCGATGGCCTGAAGGGGCAGATTATCGAGGGGTAGTATTGTGTGGGGGACCTATACCGCTGTGCATCCTGAGCGTGGACGGGAATAGGGATTTTTTTGTAGTAAACGATATTTATTCGGCAGGCGCAAATTCTCCCTTGCTGCCTGTGTTTATTTTTGCCTGCAACTTGGTATGAGTATCGTGGAATATGGACAACTATGCCGGCTACATGTTAGTATGCATCATAGAGGGGGTGAAAGAGGACTGCTGAATGATTGATTTAGTAAAAAGATTACGCGCTCTTGCTGCTGAGATACGTAAAAAGTATGATCTTATAAAAAACAAGGAATCCACAAAGGTTGCTTTAATCATGCCTTTGCTAAAAGCTCTCGGATACGATGTTTTTGACCCTGCAGAGGTTGTCCCTGACTATCTGATAAGCGGTGAGCACAGTGTCCCTTATAAGGTTGACTATGCAATTATGCAAAAAGGAGTACCGTCAATGCTGATAGAGTGTAAGCATTGGGGCACTAATCTTGATAAGGAAAAAAATCCGCTTCATGAATTTTTCTCATTAACTCCTGCAAAAATCGCTATACTTACAAACGGAGTAATTTACCGTTTTTACAGTGATATTGAAAAATCGGGTAAAATGGATTCTGCTCCGTTTTTTGAATTAGATATTATGGAAGTAACCGATGACATGAGTAATACGTTAAGTATGTTTATGAAGGCTTTTTTTAACTCCGATGTAATACTGCCTAACGCAAAGAAGCTAAAAAAAGAGAGAGAAAAATCGCAGTTATTAAGAAGAATTCTCAACAAGCATGCAGTAAATAAGAAGGAATTTGTTGTCTACATCAGGGAAGATATTTTTTCATCAATATTATGGAGTTTGATGGAGTACTATAAGGGAGTGGTTGTGGCTAATGGATGTAACAGCTTAAAACGTCTTGAAATATTTCTCTTTACGATGCGTTGTGACCTCTTAATTGTTGACGAATGCCATTTCACAGACCTTGAAGCTTTTTGTGAATTTATCTATAAGATTCAATATTCTAACGTCACCTTTAAGATTTTGGCCATAATGAATTCTCATACCGACATAGGACAAGTGCAAAAGCTTTTGAAAAAGTGTGATGTAATTGTTGATATACTGGTGAGACCTTTTACACTAAAGCGCATGTACGGATATGTAGAGAGAGTTTTCGGTTTAAAAAGAGCAATCGTGGCCGGGGTAAAACATATCACGAGTGTTCAGCTCAAAAGCGGTGTGATATTAGCGGAAAACGTCTATGTACCCGGCAAAGACGAGCCATTGATAGAATGTGGCGTGGTACTTAATGATGCCCATATTTTGGAGCTGATAAAACACAATATTTCAAAAGTAAAAGTGCACGAGGACTCCCATAAAGTCATCAATTGCTGGGAATTTAAGAAGTGTAATAATTTTGAAGAGTGCCCTTCTTTTTTAAATGTTGACGCCAATGGATTTTTAGACGGTGTCAATGCCGGACGCGCCTGCATGTATATAAACGCAACAACGGATATGTGCGGAGGCGGCAGAAGGTACAAAACCTGGGATGAAAAAATAAATACAATCTGCCGTGACTGTGATTTCTACACAATGATAGTAACCAGTAATGACGGTAAAATCCCTCCCTCCAGGGAGTTGATGGAACATATTGAAAAAAACATCACAAAAAGGAAGAATATGGATGCCGCCAGGGATGAATTCATAAAAAGAAAAAAGCCTTCAACATAGCCTGTGCAACATTCTTAAAAACTTCCTGATTTTACCTGCGGCTCTCTCAGTTGCAACTGCAATTTTTGCGGAATATTTCTCTACTGTTGAAAATAAAAAAACATTTTAAGTATAACTATGTTAAAATAAGCTCATGGCAAAAAAAGTATCAACACCGGTTACTAAAAAGATTTTTTTTATGTGTGTGTCGGAGGATATAGATCATCCTATCCGCTGGAGTCTGAAAAATGACTTCAAGAGCCTTATTAACCTCAAAGCCTACAAAGGAATTAAAGATTTAAAAAGGGCGCTGGATGCCGAGTCGTGCAATTATCTTATTATTGACTCGCTGGTATTTGATCCCCTTCTAAAACACGCAGAGGAAATTTATGCTAAATATCCACATTTAAAAATGCTGGCTGTGCTGCACCCTGAGGTAACAAGTGTTGAGGTGAAAGCAATCAAGGACTCGGAATCAATCGTTGATGCAATAATAAGGCCGTTTACACCTGAGAGTTTGTATGAGTGCCTGTATCAATCTTTTGGATTTAAAAAACCGAAAGAGGTCAACATATTTAACTTAAAAAAGGGGATGGTAGTTGCAGATGACATATTTTCTCAATCCGGTTCTGAGCCTTTGGTAGAATGTGGCGTGGTGCTGGATGATGAACTAATAGAGAAACTAAAAAAGTTTAATATCAAAAAGGCAAAAGTCCATGATGATATGACAAAGTTACTAAACTGCTGGGAATATAAAAAATGTGGTTTTCACGGTCAATGCCCAGCCTCTATCTTTATTGACGCAGACGGATACCTTGGTGGTACATGCGCCGGGCGCGGATGTATGTTTGTAAAAGACACGATGCTTGAGAACGAGCTTATTAAGGGTAAGAGTTTTGGTGAAAAATTGAAACTTATTTGCACTAAATGCGAGTTCTGTAAAATTGTTGCTACCGACAGCAAAGGAGCGGTTTCTCATAACCTATTTGTGGAACATATAAAAAATAATAAAGCAGACAAAAGAAACGAAAATCCGCTTCTTGAAAAACCCAAAATAAACTAATACATCATTAAAACATAAAAGTATCTAAGGAATATATCTTATGAAGGAGATGTGAGGATGAAAAAACCGTTTATTTACACAGTTGTTTTTTTAGCTCTGATATTAATTTCAACTACGGAGGTCTTTTCCGCCCCACCTGAAAATTTTACTGCTGAAATGACCGTGTCGGGCTTAACCATGAAGATGGCTAAGATGGGCAACAACACCCGTATAGAGAATCAATCCATGCCGGGACTTGTTTCTATTTTTTTAGGAGACGAAAAGAAAATTATCTATCTTTCAACAGCAAAAAAGAAATATGTAAGGGAAAATATGACGGAAACACCTCCCCCGATGTTTGGAAATGACGTGGTTTTTGATAAAAAACCTCTGGGGCCTCAGACAATAGACGGCCACCCTTGTGAAAAATATGATGCAGTTTTTTATAAAAAAGACAAACCCGATGAAAAGATTGAGGCAATCATATGGGAAGCTGCCGACTTTGGAAATCTGATTATTCGTTATGAATACGAGGCTAAAGACACTGAAGGTAAATCAACCATGATTACGGCACAGTTAAGAAACATACAGACAGGCACAGCTAAATCATATATGTTTGAGCTGCCCAAAGATTACAAGAAGGTCGCTTATGTCTCAGAGCTAACAACCGGAACAGTAAAACACAGCAAGAAAAATAAATAAAAAATTTTTTATTCCCGTGGCATTGCTATTGCCTTGCTACGCATAAAGTATCTTGTATGTAAGGGTCTGCTCCCATTAGCTATACACTGGTTTTATTTACTGTAACCCTATAATTATTTAGATATGATAAAAAAATATGTACATTTAAGTGCTGATATTAACTCTGTAGTACGTGTAACTATATCCTTATTACTACTATTTATAATTTTGCCGAAAAGACTGTTTTACTACCAGAACCTGACTTTGCAACCATGGACCGGTGTAGATGTATCATGGCAACTTGCGCTTAATTTAGCAGTTAAGATGGGGCTTACATTTGGAAAGGACATAATATTTACGCATGGGCCTCTGGGGTTTCTCACAACTCATGTCTCCACTGATATTGATTTTATTATTCCTCTTGCCTTCAGCATCCTCTTGGTATTGATTTCCTTTATTATGATTCACTATATTGTATCAAAACTCAACAGTTATTCCGAAATTTTTTTTGTATTGGTTCTGTTTTTTACATCTTGTGTTGAACTGCTTTATACTACATATTGCTTTCTTTTGTTAGTAATAGTTTTCTTTTTATTCCGTAGTCTTTATGACACCCAAAATACAATAAAATATCTGTGGCTCTCAGGTGCAATTGTAATTATTCTGTTTTACGAAAAAGTATATTTAGCTCTGTTCTCACTTGCTATGTACTATAGCGTTGTAGCGTATATGCTAAGCCGCAACAGAGCAATGAGAAACAAAATACTGTTATGTGTAATTATTCATATTTTAGCCGTTAGCAGCATATCAGTATTTCTCAAGGTAGATATCCTTAATTATATAATCGGCAGTATCTCTATATCGGATAGTTATAATGACGTTATGTTTCGTAAATCAGAAAGTTTCAAGTTATATGCAGCAGTGGTGTATTTTGTTTTTTTACTAACACTTTTTCCAATGGTTATAAAGAATATTAAAAGGCATGTTCATGATTTTGTTGCATACTTAGTGATATTGCTTTCATGCTTTTTTTTATTTAAACAATCTTTTGTCAGATTCGGCAGTGGCAATGAGTTTTTCTCATTTGTAGTTTTGTTTATTGCGTTGTTTTACATTTTCACCAGCAACATATCTATAGAGCGATACATGAAAGTTGTGCTTCCTTTTTTAATAGTGCTTATTTTAATCGTTAAAATACAGGATGTTGAGAGCCTGCCGCATTATGTGGATAAGTTATTTTCACTGCCGTATAAGGATGTAATTTATAATAAGCTTTCATATGACAGAAAACAGTATTTAGAAGAAAATAAACCATACCGTACCCTGCCTGATAATATAATACGGCTAATAGATAAACAGTCTGTGGATATAATGCCGTGGGAAATCTCCTATATTTATTTTAACGGCCTCAATTATAATCCCCGTCCGATTATACAATCTTATACTGCTTATAACAGCTACCTTGATAAAAAAAATGCAGAAAAGTATGCCGGACCATCTGCACCTCAGTTTGTTATTTACTCTTCAGGCTCACTGGACGGCAGACATCCTTTCTGGGATGAAACATATACTAAACTAACATTACTGCAAAACTACAGTGTAGTGAGCATAATATATCCGGGTTCAAATCAGCTCGAATCTAACTATTTTCCATACGACACAGAGCCTAAGATGTTGCTTTTTAGCAAAAACAAAGTAAACACTGTCAAAACAATACAGAAGCACGCCGGTGATGTTACTATGAAATTCGGCGAAAAACTTCTTTTAGCCCCAGTTAATAACATACTCCTTGCTAAAATAAAAATAACATACACCTTTTTAGGCTATATTATTAGAACTCTCTATAAACCGCCTGTGATTCTTGCACTCTTAACTTATGATGACGGTGTTGAGACCTATTACAGGGCTTCCATACCTATCCTTGAAAACGGAGTGATATTAAACAAACGGGTAATCTCTACAGACGATGCCTTGAATTTTTTCACAACAAATGGTAAAGGTTGTGCTAAGGTGGTATCACTGGAGTTTATTCTGACCGGCCCCGATAAATTTAAGAAATATCTTGTGAAAGATAAAATTAACATAGCCATGCATGAAATTGACATAATACAGGGTAAGGAAAATGTCTTATAAGAGGGGTTTTGTTCTGTTGAGAACATCCCCTCCACATATATAGTTTTCAGCAATTCTGCACAGCTCTGACAGATTTTCTTTCGGTGATATCCTCAAGAAAACCGATTGCGCCATTGTTTATTTCAGCGGCGTTTGCCTCATCTGTGTCAATGTGCATATCGAGATTAAAATCATTGTGTACTCTAACCAGTACGTTTCCAAATATCAGCTCACGTCCTGTCTTTACTTTAACCATAACAACATCCATATCATTGATGTTGTATGTGTGCGCCTGGTAGGGGGACATGTGTATATGACGTCTGGCGCAAATAACCCCTTTTTTAAGTTTAAGCTCACCGTTGTCACCTTGCAACACTATTCCCGGAGTTCCCTCAATATTGCCGGAGTCTCTTACCGGGGCATTTATGCCAAGTTTGAACTCCTCGGTTCTGGATATTTCTACCTGCGATTCCTTTCTAAATGGGCCGAGAATTCGCACTCTTTCAACAGCACCTTTTGGTCCGATAAGATTAACACACTCCTGTGCGGCAAACTGCCCGGGCTGGCTAAGCATGGCCTTTGGTGTTAGCTCGTCTTTGTCACCAAACAACACATGGAAGTCATCCTTGCTTAGATGCACATGGTGCGCCGATACGTTTATTGGAAAGGGCTTGTTCCAGAGCTCGGGTTTGCCGTCACCGGGCAGAAGGTCCTCTATCGCCTTGATAACCCCATCCGCTTTAATTTCATTTAAACCATTAAGTCCCGTCTCATCTATGTTTATGTTACCAAAGAGGCTGAAGTACGACTGTATGTACTGTCTTGCCATATCACAGTATCCGGATAATGCCACCTTTGCCTCCTCATCCTTACCCTCCGCCACCTCAATGGCATATGCGATGTCCTGTGCAGTTTTGTTTTCACTTACATACTTTTCATCGCTGTTTAAGACGCCCTCTATCTCACTGATCACGCAGCCCATTTTCATTAAGAAGATAACGTTGTAGATGTACAAGATACTCTCCAGACGATCCCTGAGAAGAAATGCACGGTCATTTTCAAAACAAACCTTTAATGCCCTTTTTAGCTTGCCTATGTTGACATTTCCGTTCATTTGACCACCTCCGTAATCTGTTACTTATCTATTCGTCTGTTAAATTATCTTCTTAAGTGCACTTTAAAACTTTAACCCTCATTTAAACTTTAGCTCCAGTTGCCGGTTACCCCAATAATTACTGATATGCAAGGATTATGCCAATGAAATTGTCTTTAATTACAATGACTTAGAAAATATATAAAGAAAGAAAATCCCTGTTAAGGACAAAAATTGCCGTTACAGGGAAATTTTTGTCAACATACCAATCTGACTGCAACTTTGTATGAGCTGTAGTGCAATAAAGGCAATCTTTTATGAACTATCCCGCCGTCATGTACAACGCCCTTGTTTTGTTATCCTCCCTTTTTCCATGGGATATTTTTAGAGTCCAGAAAATCCTGTGCCGGTTTAAGGCCTAATCCGGCAGCCTTGATGTAATCAGCTATGGCCTCCTTGTGAAGCCCAAGCATACCGAATGATACCCCGCGGTTTAAATAAGCCTTAGCGTTTTTATTATCATATTTCAGGACTTTTGTAAAATCATCTATTGCCAAATCGTACTTGCCGGCCCTAACGTACTCCACAGCCCTTTGATAGTATGAGGCTGAATTAACAGGGTCCGCCTCGATTGCCTTTGTAAGCCTTTCAATTCTGCCTTTAGACAGGACACCGGTAACAAACGCAGAGACATCATCTAATGTAATCTTTTTGATAGGCCCTGTTTTTGTGTTGTCGTACAAAAAAAGCACAAACGAAAATACTACAAAAAAAAGTGCAATCGTTTTAATTTTGGGAAACTTAAATTTAGGTGCAGGCAGGAGGTTTTGTACCTGAGGTGGTTTTTCGTTTAAAAGAGAGTAGCCGCAGTTGTTGCAAAAAATTCCAGCAGCACTTTGTGCGTTGCCGCATTTTGGACAGAGCGCTGTATCGCCGGAGGCAGTATTTTGAGATTTTATATTTTCCGGTTGTGGCGGGTGTGTTACAACCGGAGCGGCTTCTGTTGTCTTAAACTCAGCTATTACCTCAGTCAGGACTCCGGCACTGATTGTACCATCGCTGTCAAGAAGGGTTAAAAAATCCGGAGATTTTTCATAAGGCAGCAGGCAGATTTTAGCAAGCACAGAGGCTTGTTTTTTTAACACGTCAGAGGCAAACAACTCTCGAAACAGCGGCGACTGGTTGGTATTGGAAAAATCCCTCTCGGAAAAAATCAGGTTATCCCCATTATAGTAACTCTCCCAAAGAGCAGGTTTATGCACTAAAGCCGTAAGGGCTGTGTGTATTACCATAGCGCTGAAGTTATCCATCATCTCACCGTAGTGAAATCGAGTTCTCTTTGGGTGCTGATAGTTAGGATGTCCAACCTCGTTACTTCTTGTAAGTGTGATAGCGGCAACGTACATGCCGTCGTAGTCTATGAGTTTAAGTCCCTCCGGTGTGACTATTATATTGGCATGCTGGAGGTCTCCGTGAGCTACTTTTTCAGCTCTTAGCTCTTTGTACATGGAAACAAAAGAATCTCTCAGAGCGGAGAGTTTATCAGTATCACCGGCCCTTATGCACTCATCTATGTACTTGTCAAACGATGTGCCGCTAATCCAGTCCATGGAAAGCAGCGGGTAGTTTTTACCGTTAACCCGTATCCCGTTTTCATAGTATTGAAACCCTATAAAATATGGAGTGTTCAGGACGCTAAGGTATTCCGATATCAGCTCGTAACGTGATTTGATATCAGGGTAGTAGTTGAAAAAACATTTTACGGCACGTTCCTTATCCGGCAGAATGATTTTATAGACGGAGGAGAAATTACCGCATCTGACAAAAGGAAGTCCTAGTCTGTTTAGTTCGACAACACCTGTTTTTAGCTCATCGTCCGGAAAGCAAAGTTCGGGGTTTTGAATAGCCTTGTTGTATTGGTCGGGAAGCGGGTATTTCATATCATCCGGCTAAAAACTCATCGTAATGCCGGTTACATCGTCGTTTTTTATTTCCTTGCCAGCCCTCAGAGTATCAACAAAGGCGGCAAAGGCATCCATATTCCCAATATTTTGAAGAGTATCCCAGGGTTTAGCGCCGCTGTGGGAGGATTTCAAAAACCACAGCGCTATAGCATCTGTAAAGAGAAACAATCTGTCGCCTTTTTGAATAATCCCTGAGTTATAGGCGATGTTTTCCTCTTTCAAAGGCTCAATGCTTGAGATAAGATTTGGAGTGTTATTAAAATCATCTTCAGAGCTGAGAGGGAAGGTAGTTAAGAGTTCATTGTTTCTGACAATAAAAAAACAAGAATCGCCGACCCCGACGGATTCCCATCTGACTTTGACAATTCTTCTGAGTTTATCCTTAATTGAGTCTGAGGGGAGCACTGTAAAGCGCACGCCGACAAAGGTTGCATGTGAGCCTGTAGATATCTTCTGTTGGGCATACCATGGGAGTTCTTTCTCCTTTAAATTATTGCTCCAATGTATTTGAGCGGTTTTAACAGTGTTAAGCAGCGCCTCTTTAAGGTTATCGTTAGGCAGCGGCTGTGTCACGTAGTTATTGACAAGCAGAGTTGCAAGTTCTTTAGAAAATGGTGATTCGGTTGCACCGTCAGACAGACAAAAACACAGTGTATCTTCCCTGTAACCCCATGCGTCCTCGTAGTCATCAATGGAGTTGCCGTTTTTTTGGGTGTAATAAACGTGAAAATCCCT
The nucleotide sequence above comes from Nitrospirae bacterium YQR-1. Encoded proteins:
- a CDS encoding phosphate propanoyltransferase; translated protein: MNGNVNIGKLKRALKVCFENDRAFLLRDRLESILYIYNVIFLMKMGCVISEIEGVLNSDEKYVSENKTAQDIAYAIEVAEGKDEEAKVALSGYCDMARQYIQSYFSLFGNINIDETGLNGLNEIKADGVIKAIEDLLPGDGKPELWNKPFPINVSAHHVHLSKDDFHVLFGDKDELTPKAMLSQPGQFAAQECVNLIGPKGAVERVRILGPFRKESQVEISRTEEFKLGINAPVRDSGNIEGTPGIVLQGDNGELKLKKGVICARRHIHMSPYQAHTYNINDMDVVMVKVKTGRELIFGNVLVRVHNDFNLDMHIDTDEANAAEINNGAIGFLEDITERKSVRAVQNC
- a CDS encoding tetratricopeptide repeat protein — translated: MKYPLPDQYNKAIQNPELCFPDDELKTGVVELNRLGLPFVRCGNFSSVYKIILPDKERAVKCFFNYYPDIKSRYELISEYLSVLNTPYFIGFQYYENGIRVNGKNYPLLSMDWISGTSFDKYIDECIRAGDTDKLSALRDSFVSMYKELRAEKVAHGDLQHANIIVTPEGLKLIDYDGMYVAAITLTRSNEVGHPNYQHPKRTRFHYGEMMDNFSAMVIHTALTALVHKPALWESYYNGDNLIFSERDFSNTNQSPLFRELFASDVLKKQASVLAKICLLPYEKSPDFLTLLDSDGTISAGVLTEVIAEFKTTEAAPVVTHPPQPENIKSQNTASGDTALCPKCGNAQSAAGIFCNNCGYSLLNEKPPQVQNLLPAPKFKFPKIKTIALFFVVFSFVLFLYDNTKTGPIKKITLDDVSAFVTGVLSKGRIERLTKAIEADPVNSASYYQRAVEYVRAGKYDLAIDDFTKVLKYDNKNAKAYLNRGVSFGMLGLHKEAIADYIKAAGLGLKPAQDFLDSKNIPWKKGG